The Paramisgurnus dabryanus chromosome 1, PD_genome_1.1, whole genome shotgun sequence genome includes a window with the following:
- the LOC135734524 gene encoding uncharacterized protein, translated as MPLPFRKRPQLPNNKQLAVVRLRYLKRKMERSPKYSEDYVRFMNSVFRDGDAEETTTTGKVDSTWYIPHHGVYHPRKPEKIRVVFDCSAKFEGTSLNDHLLTGPDLTNALTGVLCRFREHQIAIVCDVEKMFHRFHVSPDDCDFLRFLWWEEGNTEKEPKEYRMQVHIFGAASSPGCANYGMKYLASKYEKDYPLAASFIRKNFYVDDSLVSVDSKAKAHKLISEAKDVLAKGKLRLHKFVSNSREVLNAIPESERASVVKDVDLNYNELPMQSVVGVKWNIETDKFSFKVDLTEKAATRRGILSVVASVYDPLGFLAPYVFVGKRVLQEMCKRGVGWDEPLPSDLKPRWDTWLHDLENLQRIQIPRCFIPENMGKIQKIELHHFSDASSEGYGQCSYIRTVADEQVHCALVMGKARVAPTRVFSIPRLELTAATVSASVSHLLREELDLEINEEFFWTDSQIVLGYIKNEARRFHVFVANRVQKIRDSTDPKQWFYVETNQNPADCTSRGSKVADLIDSSWLKGPKFLWEKEIVTHKTSPKLLVGDPEVKVLKTDACVRDNFLERLTRFSDWNTALNAIARIKRLVKRDRSGFISVEEREKAALVLIKAAQKEAFEEELKCLSQNPAKLPKYIRLYQLDPILQNELLRVGGRLRKSNTALELKHPIILPKEGIVTQLILDHCHKKIQHQGRGQTLNELRSSGYWIMGASNVVAKYIKNCVTCRKLRRPVEEQRMADLPADRVEPSPPFLYSGIDCFGPFYTKQGRKEFKRYGLLFTCLSSRAVHLEMLEDLTTDAFLNALRCFIAIRGVVRQIRSDQGTNFVGARNELEKGLKDLDQERISTYLASKQCDFLMNVPEASHMGGVWERQIRTVRSVMNAVLAQAKGRLDDTSLRTFFYEAMLIVNNRPLTTNTINDPKSLEPLTPNHLLTMKTSVPLPPPGKFIREDLYARKRWRRVQYLSEQFWSRWRKEYLANLSLRQQWHKPRRNVQIGDVVIVKEAMFTEMNGG; from the coding sequence ATGCCCTTACCTTTCAGAAAGCGTCCTCAGTTGCCGAACAATAAGCAGCTTGCTGTGGTTCGTTTGAGATATTTGAAAAGGAAAATGGAGAGAAGTCCTAAGTACAGCGAGGACTATGTGAGATTTATGAACAGTGTCTTTAGAGATGGAGATGCTGAAGAAACAACTACCACTGGAAAAGTAGACAGTACATGGTACATCCCACACCACGGGGTGTACCACCCAAGAAAGCCAGAAAAAATAAGAGTGGTGTTTGACTGCTCAGCCAAATTTGAAGGCACATCTCTAAATGACCACTTACTCACAGGGCCAGACTTAACAAATGCTCTGACTGGAGTGCTGTGTAGATTTCGTGAGCATCAAATTGCTATTGTTTGCGATGTGGAGAAGATGTTCCATCGCTTTCATGTCAGTCCAGATGATTGTGATTTCCTAAGATTCCTATGGTGGGAAGAAGGGAACACTGAAAAGGAACCCAAGGAATATCGCATGCAAGTTCACATTTTTGGAGCAGCATCCTCTCCAGGGTGTGCGAACTATGGCATGAAATATCTAGCCAGCAAATATGAAAAGGACTACCCACTGGCAGCAAGCTTCATTCGCAAAAACTTCTATGTGGATGATAGTCTTGTCAGCGTTGATTCCAAAGCGAAGGCCCACAAGTTGATTAGCGAAGCAAAAGATGTTTTGGCCAAAGGAAAACTGCGCTTACACAAGTTTGTGTCCAATAGCAGAGAAGTTTTGAATGCAATACCAGAGAGTGAACGTGCCAGTGTAGTAAAGGATGTTGATCTGAACTACAATGAGCTTCCAATGCAGAGTGTAGTGGGAGTAAAGTGGAACATAGAGACTGATAAATTCTCATTTAAAGTCGACCTTACTGAAAAGGCTGCCACTCGAAGGGGAATTCTATCAGTGGTTGCAAGTGTGTACGACCCATTAGGTTTTCTTGCTCCCTACGTCTTTGTTGGAAAAAGAGTGCTCCAAGAGATGTGTAAACGAGGAGTAGGATGGGATGAACCTCTTCCCTCTGATCTGAAGCCAAGGTGGGATACATGGCTCCATGACTTGGAAAATCTCCAAAGGATTCAAATACCAAGATGCTTCATTCCTGAAAATATGGGCAAAATCCAGAAAATTGAACTGCATCATTTTTCAGATGCCAGCAGTGAAGGTTATGGACAGTGTTCATATATCAGGACTGTTGCTGATGAGCAAGTGCATTGTGCGCTGGTCATGGGAAAGGCCAGAGTAGCCCCTACAAGGGTTTTCAGCATACCACGCCTTGAGCTGACTGCAGCCACAGTTTCAGCATCAGTAAGTCATCTTCTTAGAGAAGAGCTAGATCTGGAGATAAATGAGGAGTTTTTCTGGACGGATTCCCAGATAGTATTAGGGTATATCAAGAACGAAGCCAGACGCTTTCATGTTTTTGTGGCTAATCGTGTCCAGAAAATAAGAGACTCAACAGATCCAAAGCAGTGGTTCTATGTGGAAACAAATCAAAATCCAGCAGACTGTACATCTAGGGGTTCCAAGGTGGCAGACCTAATTGACTCAAGTTGGTTGAAAGGCCCAAAGTTTCTATGGGAAAAAGAAATTGTTACTCATAAAACTTCCCCAAAGCTTCTTGTAGGTGACCCTGAGGTAAAGGTCCTGAAAACAGATGCCTGTGTAAGAGACAACTTTCTTGAAAGACTTACAAGATTCTCAGACTGGAATACAGCACTCAATGCTATAGCTAGAATCAAAAGACTTGTGAAAAGAGACAGATCAGGGTTCATTAGTGtagaggagagagagaaagcagcTCTTGTGCTTATCAAGGCAGCACAAAAAGAAGCCTTTGAAGAAGAACTGAAATGTCTCAGTCAAAACCCTGCTAAGCTACCAAAGTATATCCGGTTATACCAACTTGATCCTATTCTCCAGAATGAACTGCTCAGGGTTGGAGGACGGTTAAGAAAGTCTAACACAGCATTGGAGTTGAAACATCCAATAATTCTTCCTAAGGAAGGCATTGTCACACAGCTGATACTTGACCATTGCCACAAGAAAATTCAACACCAAGGTCGAGGTCAAACCTTAAATGAGCTCAGATCCAGTGGATATTGGATAATGGGTGCAAGCAATGTAGTGGCCAAATACATCAAAAATTGTGTTACATGCAGAAAGCTGCGCAGACCAGTTGAAGAACAGCGCATGGCTGACCTTCCGGCTGACAGAGTAGAACCATCACCCCCATTCTTGTATTCTGGTATCGACTGTTTTGGCCCCTTCTACACGAAACAAGGTCGTAAAGAATTTAAAAGGTATGGTCTGTTGTTTACGTGCTTGAGCTCCAGGGCTGTACATTTAGAAATGTTAGAAGATCTCACTACTGATGCATTTCTGAATGCTTTAAGATGTTTCATAGCAATCAGAGGAGTCGTGCGACAGATCAGATCCGACCAAGGCACAAATTTCGTGGGGGCAAGGAATGAGCTGGAGAAAGGTTTGAAGGATCTAGACCAAGAGAGGATCTCTACCTATCTTGCAAGCAAACAGTGTGATTTCCTTATGAATGTTCCTGAAGCAAGCCACATGGGAGGTGTGTGGGAACGCCAGATAAGAACAGTAAGGAGTGTGATGAATGCTGTTCTGGCACAAGCTAAAGGAAGACTGGATGACACCTCATTAAGGACATTCTTCTACGAGGCAATGTTAATCGTGAATAATCGTCCGCTTACCACTAACACAATAAATGACCCAAAGAGTCTTGAGCCTTTGACTCCTAATCATCTGCTTACGATGAAGACATCAGTGCCTCTGCCTCCTCCTGGCAAATTTATTCGTGAAGATCTGTACGCTAGGAAAAGGTGGAGAAGAGTGCAATACTTGTCAGAGCAGTTTTGGAGCAGATGGCGTAAAGAATACCTGGCCAACTTAAGCCTCAGACAACAATGGCACAAACCTAGAAGAAATGTTCAAATTGGAGATGTAGTGATTGTCAAAGAGGCAATGTTCACAGAAATGAATGGAGGTTAG